The genomic stretch GCACGTAAGACGACTTTAACCGACCATATACAAGGTCGCGGTATGTaggtacacttggggacaatgaatctgagatggctaattttttatactcgacagttatgttggcaacataagagaaacctacagcgccatagtcaGCTGAAAGCGATACAAACTCAATATCAATACACTCAACATAATCCATGACCGCCGAATCTAACCTTGcaataccgcggggataatgacttatattatgtttattgagattgagtttgtttcgcgctcggcccACTATgacgctgtaggtttctctaTGTTGCCAAAATAACTGTctactgtaaaaaattaaccgtctcagattcattctTCCCAAGTGTACATAACGAACTAATAGAATGGTTCATACGCCTACCACAAACTAGTAGAATTAACGTATTCATGTTGTTTTACCTACATCAAATAAAGCAAATTCTTCACATCCCCTCTTTGTCTGACAGCCTTAAGTAATATTATAAACTAGAAGTGAATAATTCACCCGCTACAATGTACGATGCTTCAATGTACATCTTTATCACTTATGACATATACTATATCGTTCACAACCAGCTTGTGAAAACCAATATACACGCAACTCATGCGCCCAAGCGTCAACCACTTTCCAGTCGCGCGCCACCGCGGACAACACCCACTACGTCACGCGCGCCGCTAACGCCACCCACGCAGCCACGCGTGACCCGCAATCGGCTCGCGTGACCCGCAATCAGCTCGCGTGGTTTCCCGCTGTCAAAGTGGAGCCGCGGCTGGGATATGAGACCAACGATCTCACCCATCGTCAGGACAACTTCGGTCTCACCGACATTGAGCCAAAAACTGCACCCAAGGTTTACCATCACGTTGCACCTCCAGTACGCTACATTCACTCGACAGCACGCAGGTTTTTTTGGATTACTGCATGACGGAATCATCCACTCTGGCGCCAGCCAGCTCAACCAAAGGGACAGGCTCCTATAACCCTCCAGCTCTTGGGTAATACACCCCTTGGACTTCTCTTCAAGGCCTCTGACCAGGCCACCCAGCATACTACTCTCTCTCTGGGACGTCCGACGAGCCAGAATAACTTCGCCGAGATTCAACCGCACCATTCCAGCGGCGCTGTCCCCATTCGTGGCGTCACCACCCACTTACACTACAGTGGCGACTCAGACAACACAGTCATAGCGTTTTCGAGTGAACACTCCAGATCCCCTCTCAGAACGCTCTGAGAGCAGTTCCCCCACTCTTGGAATTCTGTCCGAGCGATCTCGGAGCGATCTcgccacggtcttacatatTACGTATATGTCTTACATACGGCCATTTTGTTATCTCAAGCAtcatatttttctgtttttcataaGAATTTGATATTGATACTGTACATCAAAATTAATAGTGGATatccaataaaaataacacaacatgagcgaacaaaaaaaaaagaaacttccATTTGTGTTCAGGAGGATTGTGTTAGATGACGACGAGGCAGGTATTGAAACAGATGCCGGCGTGTTATGCGAGGTTATGATAAATGGTAAGAGGGtacaaaaatgtatttctttttatgaaatttgCAGAATActataaaatgataaatttattaatgcAATTCATGACCATTACACTCATTTATTCTTGCCCATAGGTACAAAAAACATCTCATATGTTCCCAAAAGTTTTCTGTCAAGCCTGGGTATTGAACTGCCTAAGAACTTGCACGGTGAGTTTTTggaaaactgtaaaaaaatttttatcttataaCGATGACAAATACATGAATGACAGTCGTTTTTTTatagataaagaaaattgcTCGTCCAAAACAGTTGATACTTCCGGGGATAACCTAGAACGTGACGTTAGTATACAAGCATCTGGCAGCACGACTGCTATTCGGACTGTTTCGCATGTATTGCTGCCAACGTTCAATAGCTCCAATGCTACTGTGAAGTGGGATGACCATGATACCAAAATGATGCTCGATCTGTACGCCGAAAACTTGAACCACGTTGGACCATTCAAAaagttcaaaacaaaaaaaaagatgtggGAACACATTGCGGTTGACATTTCAACAACCTTCAGTAAATATGTAAATGGTCAACAATGCGAGTCACGATTTAAAACTGTAAGGAATCGTAAAGGTTTAGCTGTTACTCATAACAAGCAGTCAGGCAACGACGCGAAGGTTGTGCCGTACCAGCAGGAAATGGACAACATCAGAAGTATAGACGACAGTGTTCAGCCTGAAGTTCTTGTGTCTGTGGGTAACACCCGCgtattgaaacaaaaacgaaaagaagatGCTGCAAGAGGtggaactaaaaaaaaaaaacaagatccTCTGCTCGCTATGTATGTtgaattgcaagaaaaaaaagaagaaaacaaagaacGTCGGCAtcaagagaaaatgaaaatcttcaCGGAATATTGTCTGAAGAAGCAAAGTGAATAAAACTgatatttacagaaaattaACTGGTTGCACTGGCGTGCACCAAGTGCAGTTTCATCCTTTTCTGCCATagacttttgaaaaatatgataatataCTCTGTGTGCACCAGTGCAACCAGTCGAATTAGCtattataatattacgtaTGATCAtcacattaatattatatttttttgttatatccttcaaatttatttgttatattattagTTCAAACTTAAAAAATGTGATATTTACTCCCAACCTGTTAAAATAAGTCTCATCCAAAGTATCACAAACAAATATCACTGGATACATTATCAATTCTCactttaaaaaatatccaaaaaagGGCCAAGCTCAAATTAAATTGCAGGAATTGCAGTGATACTTGTTTGCggtattttgattttgaacatTAAGAGATGTGGCCTCGACAAATATTCGAACCGAGCTTTGTTGCACGACAAACTTACTTCAGGTTAGAATAATCAAACCAGTGAGATTATTTATCGGTATCATGTCACGTCAATGTTGTGATAATGTATCCTGTGATATTTGTTTGTGATGTTTTCTTATCATTCGTTATAATGTTTGATAAGGTTAATTTTTTAGTCAAAAAATATAAGCAACGACAAGGttttataaaatgtatttttatttctgttaattGACTCCAcatcataatttttcaaccatcaattttaataatttttcatctttaatgatctagACCTCAACATTTTCGGTAGGTGAATATTTTATGCAGCATATCAGACATtacagtaattattttttacaaatcttaTAAATTGACAAATGATGTACGTTACAAATCGCAGTGCTTCTATATTTACATGAATTGCCTGGACAGCAAATTGCGTTTCAATACACCTAAACGCCGAGCTTCATCGTTTATAATAAACTCTGCTTCAGGCTCAGGTTCTGCCATGTAATGTTCAATTCCATCCAAGAAGTCGTTTCTTTCGATACATAAATTATGTATCACGCAGCATGATAGTATAAATTTCGATGTCTTTAAAACACCCCACATATCTGTTCTTATTAGTTGCCTGAATCTTTGCTTTAAAAGCCCGAAAGCATTTTCGATTAAAACTCTTGTTGAACAGAATCGCCTGTTATATTCTCTTTGTTAAATTTCCGTAATCCCGGATCGGTGTCATCAGATTTTCACATATCGGATAAGCAGAATCTCCGAGTATATGAAAATCTGGGCCCATTGATAGCACGGTAGGGCGAATAAATGACAAAGTAAATACTCTCGCGTCATGAATTTGACCATTTTCTCGCGGAAGCGCAAGATAAACAGCGTTCGAGCGTAGTTACCCCTCCGATActttttttcgagaaaatccAATTACACGTCACATTTCTTTCGTGTTCGTACGCATAGTAtgtttttttcagatttttagacTTGAATTTGACCATTTTGTGCATACACGCAAGATAAACAGCGTTCGAGGGTAGTTACCCCCGCCACTATcgttttttggaaaaatccaaaaacaggccaattttcttttgtattcatacgcaatatatatttcttttcagattttgagacttaaatttaacaattttttccataaatgTGATTATATTTAGGGCTGGCTCACcctcttgattttttttttctttttgagcaaattacatttttcatttttcttcatggcatgagaaaactttttcagttGTATCGGTTAAAGAATATTATGTTCTTGTGGGTGTGTTGCGAATAGCCTTGAGGAGTATGAGTAAACGTAGGTTTTCTTTCAAAGGGACTTGGTCTGTCGGGTGTTTCTCACAATCGGGAGAGAAAATGGCACGAGTACCGAACCGATGATTGAGGTTTCCCTGATCGTTTCCCTCTTTTTCCgcacagaaaataaattagtacaaaaagaaaacacagaACGGAAGTATCCGAACAAATTAATCATAGATTAGAAAACCGTGAATTATAACGAGGATGTATCCCGAGGAAAGCCGCTAATAAccggttggaaaaaaaataccgaagtGCGTGACTGCCTTGTTTGGTTTCCTCGTCAGGACTGTTTTAGTATTGCCGAGTCGTCAAGGAGCCGGTCCTACTAGACTAAGAGGGGAAAACCGAAAAGAATAACCGCCGTAATGACAGTGTTGCTACCGAGCCAAATGTTTCGCtgttttaaattgaatattactCGAATTAATAGTTCCGATCCGTAACATTCCCCCCGCACTTTATCACGACTGTGATAAAGTATCagaggaatcgattggtaAAATACTGAGCTTGGTGACTGGCCGCGTAAGCGTTGTTGTAGTCGTGCGAAGTTCGACGACTCTTACGAGGCCATCTGAACCCGGAAAGACTCGAGTGACTCGAGCCAGAGGCCATTGAGATGGCGGAAACCGTTCATCCGTTATCAGGACCAGCGATCCGACCTTAATCTCCGTAGATGGATGCCGCCACTTGGAGATGGCTTGGAAGCGTTGTATACATTCTCGAGACCATCTTTTCCAGAAGAGTTGAATCCTTGATTGGATGAGTTGACACCTTGTCAACCGATTGATATTGTCCGAGCTACAGTCTGGCTCCGGAACCGTGATGAGCGATTCTCCGATCAGAAAATGACCAGGAGTGAGAGCCGCAAGGTCCTCTGGGTCGTCCGACATAGGGCAGAGAGGCCGAGAGTTTAAAATGGCCTCGATCTGGACCAGGAGGGTTGTAAATTCCTCATAGGTAAGGATCGAGTCCCCGATGATCCGTTTGAGATGGTGCTTTACCGATTTGACTGCAGCTTCCCATTTTCCGCCGAAATGAGGAGCCGCCGCCGGGTTGAAGATCCATGTTGTACCGTGGGATGCGAGGGAAGCCGATAGTTGGTTGTTCTCTGCTGAGGCTTGCTCGAAGAGTCTCCGAAGTTGTTCATCCGCTCCTACGAGTGTTGTGCCTCTGTCGCTTTAAAGTGTCGCACAGATTCCGCGTCGACCCGTGAACCGTTTATAAGCAGCGACGAAAGCCTCCGACGTATAATCCGTAACGAGTTCCAGATGTGCCGCCGAAGTAGAAAAGCACACAAATACCGCGATGTACCCTTTGTATGATTTCGCCGCTCTTCCTCGCCACGTTTTGATTGTGAACGGCCCGGCGTAGTCCACACCCGAATGGAGACGGTGTAATCCTTGAGGCCGGAAGCTGTGCCATTAATTGGCGCGCTCGTATTCCGCGTTGCCGTACACACACTATGCATTTGTATATGCGAGCGCGTACCGACGGGCGTCCGCCGATTATCCAATATCTCTCATGTGTACACGCGAGAGTAAGTTGGGTTCCGCCGTGAAGAGTCCGCTTGTGCACGTCCTCGACGATGAGGTCTGTGAACCTTGATGTCCGGGGAAGTATTGCcggttgtttttcttcgtacGAAAGGTTCGAGAATTTTAATCTCCCCCCGATCCGAAGAATTCCTTGTTGATCCACGAAAGGCGTTAGTCGAGAAATTGGATCCGATGTTGGTACGTTGAGGCCGTCCTGAAGCGCCTTTAATAACTCCCCCGTAGAATTGGTTTTGTATGGCCTTGATCCAGAATATTCGAGCCTCCTCGAGTTCTTGTGTATCGAGAACTGAGGTTTCGTAAATTTTCTCCCGACGTAGCCGCCTGATAGCGCGTTTTACCGTTGCTGTTACTTGGAGCAACTTTGAGAGTCTCGAGTATCGCTCGAGAAGATCCCAAACCGATGCCTTGATA from Neodiprion virginianus isolate iyNeoVirg1 chromosome 3, iyNeoVirg1.1, whole genome shotgun sequence encodes the following:
- the LOC124300695 gene encoding uncharacterized protein LOC124300695, whose translation is MSEQKKKKLPFVFRRIVLDDDEAGIETDAGVLCEVMINGTKNISYVPKSFLSSLGIELPKNLHDKENCSSKTVDTSGDNLERDVSIQASGSTTAIRTVSHVLLPTFNSSNATVKWDDHDTKMMLDLYAENLNHVGPFKKFKTKKKMWEHIAVDISTTFSKYVNGQQCESRFKTVRNRKGLAVTHNKQSGNDAKVVPYQQEMDNIRSIDDSVQPEVLVSVGNTRVLKQKRKEDAARGGTKKKKQDPLLAMYVELQEKKEENKERRHQEKMKIFTEYCLKKQSE